Within Pygocentrus nattereri isolate fPygNat1 chromosome 17, fPygNat1.pri, whole genome shotgun sequence, the genomic segment gttgcattagtgcctataGCATtggcagcttacacatctgggaaggcactatcaatgctgaacagtatgtagaggttttagaacaacatgctcccatccagacaacgtctcttTCAGGAAAGGACTTGCATATTTCAGGAAGACAATGCTAATCAAAgtcacatactgcatccatcacaacagcatggctttgtagaaaaagagtccaggtgctgaagtggcctgcctgcagtccagacctttcaccagtagaaaacatttggtgcatcatgaaacaaaagtcctgcaaagaagacccaggactgttgagcagctagaatgGTAGACACggccctgtcccaacatttttgacATTCGTTGCTGACATCAAGTTTTAAATgggttaatatttttcatgaaatactaaaatgtctcactttgaacatctgatgtgttttctgttctattgtgaatacaATATAGGACTAtgagatttacaaatcattgcattttgtttttatttacatttatttatattttacacaatgtcccaactttcttGGAATTGTGGTTTTACATTTAACTCTTATTGTTGGGCTTTTTGCTTTCAGGATTTTAAAAtcttaaacatttctaaaaaaaatggCAAGCTTGACAGGGGTCCTTTCAAACACTGTAAAGTGCTATGATTATGATAAATGACATGTAAAATAATATATGTAAAGATCAAGAAACAAAACGTAAAGCGAAGAACCAGGGTGTTCTTGATAAAGACTACAAGTTACTTCTTTTGACTTTTTATAGCTATCTATTAATGAAAGAACAGACAGGAATAGGTATGGTCAGCAAATAGGACATTCATGACAGTGCattatacctctctctctttctctttcttttagcTGCATCTGATGCCACCACACAGGGTAAGTTGATCTATAGTTTAGCTATTTGAGCATTTCTATAATGCATGCAAGATCTTCTGCAGTATTCAGTGCATTGTGTTAGGccataacacattaataaacctGACTACTTCTGCTACTGCTGTGTAGGTGCCTAAGTGGACTAAATTCAGTGATCTCTTGGTTATATTAAGCCATTTACCATTTTAACTGTGTATATTTATTCATGTGAGtcacaaaatataaatgtatgtattattttcaataagTGTTTTTATGGTGTTTTTTCACTCcaacagaggggaaaaaagtattggATCCATTTGAATATGGTAAGGGTGATGTCATGGGAACACTTGCATGACTGTGCTGtaagtttctgaaatactgacTTGATATTGTGTTATACTGCAAAAATGGTATAttggcaagtgaaattatcCTGAACCTAgttaatatttctcattctgaAACTGCTGTAATGTTATTATAAAAGTATGTAACTTATTATTGAcattttgtacttgttttaggtGATTTTAGTAAGTCACTTTATCTCACTATATTTGTGAGATATTCActatatcactatatatatattttttttttacaagaagTAAAATGCTCAAGTTCTCAAGGTGGCTGATATTTAAATCTAATTCAGTACTGACCACTTAAACCTCAGCCCCTTCATAGCAGGATCTGAATTTGTTTTCACTATAGTTGGGCAGTTTAAATAGTTTTGTTACCCCTCATCCTTCCCAGACTATGAGAGTTTGAGGATTGGCGGTCTGGCATTTGCTGTGGTTCTCTTTGCTTTGGGCGTTCTCCTTATTCTCAGTAAGATAAAACACTGTACACCTACTAAAAATCTTACCATGTCATATTTCTAAGTGTTTTCAATGTGTAATTTAAACCTGTATCTCTTTGTGTTGTCTTTAGGCCGGAGATGCCGCTGCAGTTTTAACCAGAAGCAGCAGAGGTAACTCCCAGATGATTGTGTGCATATTTGTGAAATATTGATTGATACACTTATGTTACATGCAACAGAAAAACATACTATTTTTTCATTCAACATGCAGTCCCATTTGTGCATtgtattattaatgttaatattaagATTAATGTCAGGTTGAATAACTAACAAATAATACCTTGTTGTCAGAATCTGCCATTTTGATAATAATACACATTACATTTCTGATTGCAAATTCCAATTGTTGCATGGATACACTTTTTCAGTTGATATATGGACCATTCCACTTAATTAGTTCAAATTGTgatcccacagtaaaaaaaaaataaaaataaaaaaaaatcaagcattcAGATCTTatatatttacaaggattattaTGAGCAAATTAAACCCAAAGCATTAATCTAGTCCTGTACTGGCTAGTAttttttgagttatgctcaaaataGCTACACCTGTCACTACAGAATCAGTCACTACCCAAATATTTGGAAGTGTTATGGTTGTTTTGTTACTGACAAAATGcattattcaattatttttaaataaaatacataactaAGGTATAGGGTCATTAAAAGGTGACAGGGCTTTAGTCTGTCCATGTCAGTCCatgtcagttaaaagtctaaaATGGGTTTTGTACGTCAGTAGAATGATTTATATATTGAACGTTTCTatcctcatttaaaaagaaaaaaaggggggggtgTCGGGGGGGTTGGTACATGCATGAATAAGCTGAGTTCACACTCATGTTTACAAATGAAACCTAGCATTCCAAACATTGTTGCTGTTtgtcaaaaacaaacatgaagatGCCTGTGGAAACTCTGGTTCTGTCCCTGGACAAGAATTTAAATTCTAGTGGACATGCACATGCACAACCACATGCACAAccaagctcatttgcataatatCAGTAGTCAACTGCAGTTGCTGCTACCTGCTTTCAGTGAATTTAAGTGGATTGCCaactatatttttaatatgaacAAGATGAGCAAACAGAACAATAGaatgaaatacactatatggccaaaagtatgtaggcatctgaccatcacacctacgtGAGCATTAATATGGAACTGTCAACCCCTCCCTGCTATTACAGACTCCACtccagtgtgtctgtgggactTTTTGCCCATTCTGTCAAAAggacatttgtgaggtcaggtattTATATTTGGATGAAAAGGCCTGGCTTGTAATTGATGTTCAATTAATTCCAAAGGTATTtagtagggttgaggtcagggattTGTGCAGGCCACTGAAGTTTTTGGCTTGGAAAGGgccttctcaaaactgtcaccaaAAAGTtgaaagcatataattgtctcaACATTACCCCTCACGGGACCTAAGGGGCCTAGCCCAAACtctggcactatgcattctgggAGGCAGGGTCCTCCTGGCATTCTCCAAACCCAGATTCCTCCACCAGTCTAGTCCAGCATGTTTTAAACCAATCTAGCCAACACTTGGCACTGCGCATAGTGAACTCATGTGCAGGTGGTCATCCATGAAAATCAATTTTATGAAGCTCCCAAAGCACAgctcttgtgctgatgttgcttctagaAACAGTTTGGAACTCTAAACT encodes:
- the fxyd6 gene encoding FXYD domain-containing ion transport regulator 6, giving the protein METILFFCSLLVYVAAASDATTQEGKKVLDPFEYDYESLRIGGLAFAVVLFALGVLLILSRRCRCSFNQKQQRAPGDEEAQAENLMVAKAKETPKAEN